ATCTTGAGTGGAGAGCCGCCGTGCAGTGCTTTCCAGCTGTGTTCACAAACACAATTCCACACATCAggaacatttctttctctttttctttcattcttgcttGCTTGCTGTAACGAGTGGTTAGCCGTTCTGGTGTTGACACAGGAAAAGGCGAAATGCTGGCAACCGAATCAAAGCCGACAATGCAACAGGCAGCTCAGCGGCGCGCCTGGTTCGGTTCCTCACACTCACCAGGCGTACTTTCAACTTCCTCCCAATTTTGGTCCCGGCCCCTTGGCTTATCTTCCTGagaatgttaaaagaaaagaaaaaagaaaaagacactgatCTTACTGCAAGCTGTCTTTAGTGTCTGTTGTTCCCTTCTTATGCACACGGCCAGGACTGGCCCTCCAAACTTCTCCATTGTCTGGTGAGTCACTCTTGCTTTCCCGTTTTCGCCTTCCGTGAATTCTGCGCACCCCACAAGTGCCCCGCTCTCGCTCCCAGCGCTCCGCCTGGGCTCAACGCTTCCTAGCCGAGGTCGGCGGCCGTGCGGCTTCCAGCACCCACTGCCCAGGGTTTGGGTGGGAGCAGGGCCACAGCGCAGCTCCAGCCCAGCGcccgcggggccgggccgggccggcgTTCGGGGTCGGGGccgtctcctcccctctccccgctgAGGACCTCGCAGTGAACTCGCAGTGCCCCCACGGGGTGGGACGCGCGCGTCCCACCTCTGGGGCGGCTTGCGGGCGCTAGCCCTGGGGACGGTGACTCCGCTTCTGAGTCCGTCCCCAGGCGGGTGCGGAGTGGTGGCGGCCGCCCCCTGGGCGCGGGGCCGCGGCCGAGAGGAGCGAGGATCGGCAGAGGAGCCCTGAGCGCCGCCCGGATGCTGCAGCCTAGTGGCCTCTCCCGGAGCGACGCGAGCCCTGGGGCCGAGCCTGCCCTGGGCGCGCTGGGGGCCGGAAGGGGGCTCTGGACTAGgatccctccccctttccctctgcgTGCCGGAGCGCTCTCAGACCCTCCTCCTCCAGGTACGAGCCGGGAGAGGAGGGCGCCTCTCTCCTGCCGGCGCTCCACCATGGGCAATATCTCCAATGACTCCTGGCCCGAGGACTGCGGGTCGCGGCAGTGGCTCCCCTCCGGCGAAAGTCCGGCCATCAGCTCGGTGATGTTCTCGGCCGGGGTGCTGGGGAACCTCATCGCTCTGGCGCTGCTGGCGCGCCGCTGGCGGGGGGACGCGGGACGCAGCGCGGGACGCGGGAACTCGGTCTCCTTGTTCCACGTGCTGGTGACAGAGCTGGTGTTCACCGACCTGCTTGGGACCTGCCTCATCAGCCCGGTGGTGCTGGCTTCCTACGCTCGGAACCAGACCCTGGTGGCGCTGGCGCCTGACAGCCGTGCGTGCACCTACTTCGCCTTCGCCATGACCTTCTTCAGCCTGGCCACGATGCTCATGCTGTTCGCCATGGCCCTGGAGCGCTACCTGTCCATCGGGCACCCTACTTCTACCAGCGTCGTGTCACGCCGCAGCGGCCTGGCAGTGCTGCCCACCATCTACGCCGTCTCCCTACTCTTTTGCTCGCTGCCGTTGCTGAACTACGGGCAGTACGTCCAGTACTGCCCCGGGACGTGGTGCTTCATCGAGCACGGCCAGACTACGTACCTGCAGTTGTATGCCACCCTGCTGCTCCTCCTCATCGTCGCGGTGCTCGCCTGCAACTTCAGCGTCATCCTCAACCTCATCCGCATGCACCGTCGGAGCAGGAGAAGCCGCTGCGGGCCCTCCTTGGGCAGCTGCCGGGACGCCCCTGGGGCCCGCAGGAGAGGGGAAAGGCTGTCCATGGCGGAGGAGACAGACCACCTCATTCTCCTGGCTATTATGACCATCACCTTTGCTGTGTGCTCCTTGCCTTTCACAGTAAGTTAAGCCACTTGGTTTCCATAGCCCGGCTCTGGGCAGCCTTCTGACTCACTTTTGCAACTTGTAAGAATAGGTCCTGGGGAGGCCTAGAGCCTTCTCCTCTGGCTTCTCACCTTTACCCCACTTCCCTGCTCCCCCTAACCCGCTGACTCTATGCTAGTGTTTCTTACACCTAGTACAGTCCCCTGAAAGGGAGCCTGGACCCTCCATAAGCCAGCCCCAGACCACTGTCAGAGGGTAAAAagccaccccccactcccaccagaCTCTGCTAGCCTGGCCTCAGTGCCTGTGGAGGAGGCAGCCCCTCCACCTTTGGATGGGTATCAGTACAACCTGCCTTCCCTGAGCTTCAGGTCACCTTCCTGTACCCCTACCCATGGGTCTGTGTTCTCTGTGCTTTGACTTCTGTTTCTCCCAACACATAATGTGGTGGCCAACCCACAGCATTCCAGCTGCCATTGAGAAGGGTCCCTGTTGATAAAGTCAGAGCATTCATTACTTGTCATAAAAGTTCAGCAAACAGTTCACAAGTTTCCCAGTTTACCTATTGGGGATGTAAACTCTTTGTGGCCAATGAAAAAAACGTGGACCTCATAATATGTCCATAATGCTAATTAAAGGCAAAGTTGGTTGCTTGGAGAAACCCCTCGCTAAGCTTTTGCAATTCCTCTAAAGAAGGCATTTTGTACCCTCTTACAAGTATTCTTTTCATATCACTATCAGAAATATCTACAGGGTTTCTTCAGTTTAGAGTCATACGCTTTATGAGCACAAAGCCACACACAGGAATGGCTGGTCCATCTCAAGGTTGGGAGAGTTAGGCATGTACAGCATGTGCCATGACCCAGCAGGCCAGAGGCTGCCTGGGGAACTGAAAATGGGTGCCTAGGTTTGGGATGGGTGCTGGCCTGGTTTGGTGCAGGCTTAGCAGTCAGCTCTATAAtgctgtgagtttgagtctcctCTGGTGGAACAGGTAGCAGAGCCTGGAATGTGTCCTGAGCAGGCACTGGCCTCATACTGGAAGCTGGGGACTGGAGTTTCGCAGCGCCACTTCCCAGTCTTCAAAAGCAcaaggctgggggcgcctgggtggctcagttggttaaggccccgacttcatctcaggtcatgatctcatggtttgtgggttcaagccccacatcagtctctgtgctgacatctcagaggcctgcttcagattctgtgtctccctctctctctgcccctctccgcttgtgctctatgtctctctccctctctctcaatatatatagatatatatatatatatatatatatatatatatatatatttttttttttaagtttaaaataaaaaaataaaataaattaaaaaatatatatatatatatatatatttttttaagtttaataaaaagaacaagtTGACCCTGAAGGATGTAAGCAGTTGGCCATAACTCCCTCCTTGGAGAAAAGAAGAGCTGGATAGTGCCTACCAATATCAGGTCTGACCTGTAGAAGCTAGAGAAGTGACTTTATCTTACTTCCCGCCTCCATCACTGCTTTTGATTACTTGCATATACTCATCCTCCAGGGTGGAAAGGGACACCTTGCCCCCTAAATTAACTTGGATTCATAGCTatgttctcttctctctggtCCCCATTGTCCTCACACTTCTACCCCCATTCTCTGTTGGGGGCAGAAGCTGGTCTGAATCAGTAGTTACACAAAGGTGCCCTCTTCTGAAATGAAGTAGGACCACGAGAGGCCACCATCTTCTATTCCACCCTGAACCAGGGAGTTTGTGCAACAGAAAGGCTGTGATATAGAAACTGACATGGCTTCTATGCGTATCTTTTGTTTACTAGTAGAAATGTTTGGTGGCATAATAGGAATTAAATcacctttggggggggggggtcaggactAATATGCAGAACATGtgtctttgagagaaagaatgtctAGTTCCACTAAGCAACTTAGAATACAACTCAGAGGCCAATAAACCCTTTCTGATGTGGGTAGTGTTGGTCTTGGCTTGGTGCAAATTGGGAGGTCAGTTCTAAGAGTTTCCTCTGTGATCTTTGagtgcatatatataaaatacccttccccagccaattaAATACCTTGGGAATGGGCTCAGAGAGGACACAGGCTTGTGAAAAGGATTGTTATTCCCTAAGCCCTTTAGAGGAAGACAGCAGGAGGAAAAAGTCTCTCCTCTGATCAAGACTAATCCACTGCATACATACAATATAAAAGATAAAGGCAGTGATTTTCAACAGGttcctgttttcaaataaatttgcCTTTTATCATGAGATCTCGGTTATTGCTGTATGTTGATTTTCAAGCCCtctgtgtatacatacacatattcatatgaaaattattttccccctttatttacCATTAAGCCAGAGAACTGCTCCAGAGTTGCCAGATGCAAGGGGCTTAGAGCCTAGAAGTCTGGTTAGAAGGAGTAGGGAAGTAGGAGATTCACTTTGAAgctgtgttttttatttagaTCGCCTGTTTATGGGTTGGGGACACCAGATGAGGATTATGAAGGCACTTTATGATAGTGGCATTGATACTATCAGCAATATTATCCAGGTTTGCTTCTGCATGTATGCATGGCAAAGATTCCCAAAGAACAGGGAAAAAGCCTAGAGTGAACATAATCAGAAAGTCAGACACTGATTCTCACCTTGGGGCTAACATGACAAGTTATGCAGATGAAGTGTAGGTAACTCACTAGGCCCCAACAGGTATTTGAACTGTACCTTAAATGGGAAGTAtcaagtcatctttttttttcttctaattttattttatttttgagagaaagagagaaactggggaggagcagagggagaggaatgggagagaatctcaagcaggagccatgctcagcatggaacctgactcagagctcgatcccacgacctgagatcatgacctgagtgagccaagcccaagtcaagagttggtgctcaactgattgagccacccaggtgcccctcaagccaTCTTTGAATAAGGAAATTTACATTGACCGCTCACTAATTGCTTTGTCAATAGATTATTGGTGCTTGTTAGAATCTTTCATTTACATAGCACTTGAAACCTTATGAAATGCTGCAGTATCCTGATTTAAGTTATTTCATGGAGAGCTTATCTGTTGATTTAAAAATCACAGCTACTGTTTGGTGCATACATTCTGTTATTTCAGAATGCTTGCCATGGGCCCTGGGGGGCACCTTCTGCTCATGTCCTTTTTGTCTACTTGGCCCACACGAAAATGTGGTCAGAAATGGCCTACATCAATCTCCCATACGAGGCAGTAATCATTTCCACGCACCCTAACCGGGACAAGGCAAAGACCTGTGATTGCGTTCAGAAGTTCTCCTGTTCCTCTAACAGAACAATACAGTCCAATAGAATACACTTGTGCCACATATGGAATTTGCAATGTTCTATTAGCCAAATgacaaaaagtaaagagaaatggtaaaaattcatcaattttatttaaccccaaatatccaaaatattatcacttcAAAATGTAACCAATGTAAAGTGATTATGAATGAGCTATCCCAACTAATTGTCTTCCTTGTGTCCCCAGAAAGTACTAGCAATCTACTCTATCTCTACTCCTTCCTCGGGATAACAGAGCTGCTTTCTGTGTCCCTCAAAAgtgggccacaccactccactgGCCCAGTAAAGAGGAGATTTGACAGCTGTGTATCCAGTGGGGCACCAGCCTCTTCCAGCgtgccaggagggagggaagcagggagggggagtggggaatTTAGGAAACCTGGAACTATTTGTGTCAGCCATTGTCCCAAGGTGTAGGCAGGTTAGAATTACTGCTTGCTCCAAGAACATGAGTCTAGGACTTCCAAAGGTTGGAAGTGGAACTAGCAAAATGTAAAATGCCCAGCACCTTATATGAAGTCAAGCTCAACCCTCAAATATCATTATTATCAACATCAAAATGGCTAACCTTTTGAGTGCTAATTTTTACATACCTAACTTATTATCTTCACAACAACCTATAAAATAGATagtattattgttcccattttacagatgaggcaaatACCTTACCCTGGGTCCGACAGCTAGTGAGTGTTGGAACTGGGGTTCACAGCCGGGCAAttgaagcacagagcctgtcctCTTAGCCACAGTACTAGCAGAGAGAAAGTACTCATTTCAGGGGTTGCATATGAGAAGATTCATCCAACTTTTCACAAAAGAATGGTAAGGATGTTATAAATATCCTGGACCGCTTTGTCTCAATTCCAActtgttcactttaaaaataaaatggcaaagacCTTTTTCTGCATGCCAGATCAAGGAGCTGGGGCCAAGTGTgcggtttcttttttcttctccacagTCCTATGAATTAAAGGCTGAGACGGAGATTTAAGGAGACTGGCTAATATAAATGTTGGtctaaattaagaaataatcagATTACCCCTCACATAAAATCTTCTGTTGGTACACATAAAACATTTCTTacgtgataaaaaaaaaaacaaaacatggtatttTCAGGAAATGACATTATTTTGGCTGTCCAATATGAAATCATGCATGGGACCAACAACATATTCCAAACTGTTTATGTACTAAAGGGATAGTGTATAAATTAATGAATTCCTCCTTATGTTGATCAGCTGTTGTCATCATTTCACAGAGATAAATAGAAACTTTCTTCCTGAAATggaacagaacacagaaaatataTCAGACCTCCAATCTTGCCTCAGataatgtttgtattttaatttccaaCCCACATCAAGCCACTCAGTCCCTACATTCCCAATAGCTGTGGATAACTGCTGGTCATTTTAAACTGCTTTCCACTTGCCCTTAGAATATATTATTCAGTTCTGAAGTTTCAAAAGTGAACCGTTGGCTCATTCTAAAATAATGTCTTCATCTTTAGAAATTCTTTAGGGCTATAATTTCTAGGCAGTCTGATTAGTGGAAATATGGTCTTCAAAATACAGAGCAAATTCAAGTAAACAGTACTGGAGTTTTCTGTTCATTCCTGGAACTCTTTATGTAAATGTAACATGAATGGGGGTTGTAAAACATATGAAATTTGTCAATTACGTATGTGCAAAATATCACAATGCTAGTAAGGATGAAAGAATCTCAGAACTCTCCATGCATAACCACAATGAATTtgtttggtaatattttaagTTCTATCCATGAACGGCTGGaaatccctttatcattatgcatCACCAACGATGTGTTTGGGGATTAGTAAAATCATTTTAAGACATGTGACCTTTTAAGAGAATGTTCCTTTAGGgctgtctgggtggctaagtcggttaagcatccgacttcggctcaggtcatgatctcacggtttgtgagtttgagccccgcatccggctctgtgctgacagctcagagcctggagcctgcttcggattctgtgtctccctctctcttggcccctaccctgctcacattctgtctctctctttctctctctctctcaaaaataataaacattaaaaaaattattttaaaagagaatgttCCTCTAAAGTAATGTTTTCGGTTGACACCTCGTCCTTCACCATTATAAAACGGTGGTTGTGAATAAAGACACAattacactgaatttttaaaatttagacagCAAGAGCCATAGTTCTTCTTCCAAAAGAAAAGCTGCACATTATGTCTACACCCTTTAAGTTAGTCATCACTGCTCTTTCAGATAATTGAGGCCAGGCCCTCACTTTATAGAAAAACAGCTTTAGGgaggtgtatttcttttttggcaTGTCAAGAGTCCATCAcagtattaagtaaaaaaaaaagaaagaaagaatggaatggCATAgcacagaatagaatagaaatggTGAGGGACTCATCTCCCCACAGTGTTCAGGAGGACAGCAAGTCTCTTTCCACCAAGGCTTAAGACCCAGTTAATCTGCAACTTGGTCGGCTCGGTTTCCGTGGCTTCTCCTGTCCTCTATTTTGTGGTTTCTGACCACCATTCCCCTCCCTTATCTTGAGCTCACAtccactgtgcctcagtttatatGGCCAAGATACACCAAGCTTCATTTTTCTCAGAATAATCTGCTGCCTAAAATTGCCCCCTCTAACGGAACACTAGGCTTAAGTCTTCTGCAGTTAGGACATATGGGTGATGGGAAGGGCCAGGGATAGGGAAAGTGCATGCGGGGAGGGCCAGAACTTCCCTTAGACCAGGGTTGTTTTTGCACAACATGGGCAGCACATGGATCACTTTCAAATCATTTGCAAAATCTTGTGTTTATAGGAGTTCGGGGTAGATGTTCCACAGTGCCTATCCTTTTCCTCGAAGAGTTAAGGGCCAGCACCCTGGAACGTGCAGGCCCAGAGCTCCAAACTTTAGCATGAACTCTCTTTTGGGTCCAGTCCCGGGATCATCTGAAGCACAAGGCAGGGAATACTCTTTAGTACTGGAGCCGTATCCCTGCCCCAGTCTTCCTAGGGAAATAGGCTCCTGTCCCCTCTACCACAAAGCACCTATGGTTTGGGGGAAGGGATTTCCGTAAAACATCATATGCCTGGAAAATAACGTCCCCCCAAAagttctgtgtttaaaaaaagtttttggaaGTATAATGGACaccaaaagttttttaaagaatggattaTACAAAACCATAGGCAGGATACCCTAATGTCTTTCACAAGGCAGGTAAACTTATGACAGTCTCTGCCTGCAGTTTAACTGTAAAaatgtgaaggggaaaaaaaaaaaaaacccaaagaaagacAAGTAGCTACTTAGCTAtagctgtggttttgtttttttttttttaatttttttttttttcaacgtttatttatttttgggacagagagagacagagcatgaacgggggaggggcagagagagagggagacacagaatctgaaacaggctccaggttctgagcagtaggcacagagcccgacgcggggctcaaactcacggacagtgagatcgtgacctgagccgaagtcatcggacgcttaaccgactgagcccacccaggcgcccctcacgtgaGCCTTTGTATCACAGGCTGTTTACGGAGAAGGTGGCAGACTGTGTAGTGGCTAAAAGGAGGGTTTTGGTCCCACTGCTTGAGTGTGGCTCCTCCATGACTTCCCTACTTCCCTGGAGGGTGACTTGGGGCATGGTAACTAATCTACTAGGCCTTGATTTCCTCCTCACTAAAACAGGAATAATCATATTTTGCAAGTTTGTGTAAGGATTAAACAGAATGAGACTTACAAATTGCTTAgccccatgcctggcacacataagtcttcagtaaatattaactgCTATCCACATAGGGTTcaatttccaaaggaaaatcaGATTGTATAGTAATGATCACGAACTGAATTCTGGAAGCTAACGTCATTTGTTTGACTGATGGGTCTTTTGTTGTTAAGTGTGATAATGAATAATTTTCAGCTTGTTTCAGGGGTTGGGTAAAGGTTCTAAAACAGTGGTTTCCCAACCTTGGTTGCATGTTAGAATcatcggcggggggggggaggttaaAAAACCTGAGGACACCCATGTTACAGCCCAGATTAATTAAATCAGAGTCTCTGAGGGTGGGAGCAAGCCATCAGAGTAGTCTAAACAGTCCTCAGGTGATTTCAGTGAACAACCAATAAAGTTCTCATTTGCCCCCAAATTCTGAAACCACGATGGAGTTGCATTAACAGTAGAAAAGTAGCCCAGAATCACAGTACCAGTCAGAGCCAAGAGGAAACTTTCCATGAGAGGCTGAAAGTGTTCTAAagaagattggggcgcctgggtggcacagtcggttaagcgtccgacttcagccaggtcatgatctcgcggtctgtgagttcgagccccgtgtcgggctctgggctgatggctcagagcccggagcctgtttccgattctgtgtctccctctctctctgcccctcccccgttcatgctctgtctctctctgtcccaaaaataaataaacgttgaaaaaaaaaaaaagaagataaatctagggtgcctgggtggctcagtcggttcagcgtccgacttcggctcaggtcatgatctcgcggtccgtgggttcgagccccgtgtcgggctctgtgctgacagctcagagcctggagcctgtttcagattctgtgtctccctctttctctgaccctcccctgttcatgctctctctctgtctcaaaaataaataaatgttaaagaaaaaagaagataaatctaAAGAACACTAATTTTGATCCATACCACCTTGTAGGTACCAAATCAAACTCTATATTCTTAGCAAAGCCCTGTAGAGAGAGCCTCTATCCTAAGGAATCAAAACTCAACTTGACTCGTTTAGATTGTTCATAGCAAATTTGTTAGTCAGGTGTGCAAAAACACGTATAAATTCTATCAGCCTTGGAAGCTGATTTCAGAGTAGCACTGAAACGTTATTAATTGATATATCCAATGTGTCAGTCAGCCTTTCATTAAAATCTAGGATCGGctggaggcagaaggaaatgtGGAGTTATTGTTTAACGGGTACAGGGTTTCAGTTTGGGGTGATGAAGAAAaggttctggagacggatggtggcGATGGTTGCTATTCTGTGTTCTTTTACGTGATGGCCAGTCCGGTGCAGCCAGAAGAGGAGCACAGGAAAGGCTCGGGACAATAAGTTGTATCATACAGCAAACACTGCACAACACCAGAGCCGCAAGGAAGGTACTAGAGTAGATggggaggcagaaggagcagAAGCCGGAGGACAGCCTGGGCCTCTCCAGAGGAATATTGCCCCTGGGGTACAGGACCACGTGGAGGGGCTCAGGCTTGGTTACTTTGCATATCAAAGGACAGCTCCTGGGTGAGCCCTGGGCTGTCTCTGAAGAATGGctagccctggggcacctggctggcttagtcagttaagggtccaactctggatttcagctcaggtcctgatttcacagtTAGCGAGATCGGAGCCCTGCatcactctgtgctgacattgtggagcctgcttgggattctctctctcctctccctctccccctcccccactcctccctccctccctctgtccctgtctctctctctctctctctttttcccaaaatacataaataaacatttaaaaaaaaaaaaaaagaatggctagcCCTGGGGAGAGGCAATCTCTTCCCAACCAGAaaggttttaaaatgtcaaaacatcttgatatacagaaaataacataaacaacATAGTTGCACaacaatataaatgtacttaatgccactgattTTACACTTGAACGTGGTTAAAATGGTAGATttttatgctatgtatattttacaattaaagaCAAAGCTAGGATCCACAACATCAAAAATGGTGAGCTCTAGGCAAGAGACGAGGaccatgggggtggggtggggggtgggggaaggaaatggtgaggtaaaaaaagataaaacttataTCATGAACTTCAGGGTCCCTAAAGTATGTCAACTTTTCCCAgtgtaaaagaagaaattatctcCTCCAAAATCTTGGCCACCtcatgaaatacaaattttaagcATTTCTAAAAATTGCCCAGTATGATGgatgaaagggaaaggaaacaaatagtaCAGAATTGCTTCATTCTCTAAAACCATTTTTCACTTCTCATTGCTCTCTATTGCTCTCTAATGAGATCAGGAACTATGATACGGGTTCATTCCCCACTGAAAACCTGACTCATCTTCATGTGTGACACTAGAGTGCTGAGCCCTGTCTACACTGCCGCTATGGCTAGCCAGTTCAGGGTCATCGTATGCTTTGGCCAAACTAGATCATAAGTTCAGCTACAGACTTTTTCTATGACAGAGTGTcagttgtatgtgtgtgtattaactaatatattttaatctaCTGGACTTTTGTACACCATTATCTTGAAATTCTAATCTTCAAAATTGCTCCTTGGATATACCATATAAGTACTGTCTATTTCTCATCCAAAATAGTTTGGCTGACAAGAAAAGTATTGCTCTGTTGCATATTCCCACCtaactttccttttctctgtataATCAGGGAAATCCACCATcaattcttctttttccttgctCATCTGCCAAGTCTTTCCTCCATTCCCTATTCCAAGATTCTCTGTCATAAACACCTCTGGCTGCCAAACCTTCCTGCTCTTGTCCTAACATAAGCAACCCAAAGATGACTACTCTTCTCCATCCCTGCAATTTGCTTTGTATATCCAATTGCCAGATGCCTGCAGAGTAACGTaccaggaggaaaggaaaaaaaaaacattcctttttctGGCAAAGGACCCTGGAGGAAGAAGTCGCAGCTCTCTAACTCACAGGCTCCCCCTGGTAAGAAAGTCCCTGTAACATTATAAAGAACTGGTTTTAAAGTCGGGTGtgatttccctttgttttcctcttttcagtAAGCCATGTGGGAGTGTTTGATCTTCATGGAGCATGTACTGTTCCATTCCTTTGAATCTGACCAGAACTTGCATTGATCCCCAAATATGTGAGGAATCAGATGGGAACTGGTATACCAGTTTGAAACATTGGTCAATGGGCAAGATGTGTCAGCTTTCCAGTATTTAGGAGGTTGTTCTAAGGGCATTTGTTCTAAGATAGGCTATAGCCATGAATGTAGCACATGGCTGAGCACTCTACTCGCTGTCAAGGAAGTTGGAATGTTTGTCCCAACTCTGCCAACTAACCAGCCCTTGGGGACTTGGGAAAGTCACCTGACTTCTCTGCACTTTGGTGTCCTCACTGAAGGAGATAATGACAACTAATATTGTGGGGTACTTACTGGGTGAGCACTGTTTTACATAGCTTGCACATATTACTTCCGGTCATCCTTCCAAAAAACCCAAGAGGTAGGTACTGTTTTCATTatcactcattttacagatgtaaaaactgaggcacaaagatttgttttcttacCAACGGTCCCAAAGCTATCtatggagccaggattcaaggCCAGGCAGTCCCATGTCCAGAACCCATGTCTGGGTGACTTCTCTCCCTGAATTGTGATAATTAAGTCAGATTAAGTGTTGGATATAAATGTAAcatattgtggggcgcctgggtggctcagtcggctgagcatccgacttcggctcaggtcatgatctcacagttcgtgggttcgagccccgcgtcgggctctgtgctgacagctcggagcctggagcctgtttccgattctgtgtctccctctctctctgcccctcccccgttcatgctctgtctctctctatcccaaaaataaataaaaggggcgcctgggtggcgcagtcggttaagcgtccgacttcagccaggtcacgatctcgcggtcgggagtacgagccccgcgtcagcctctgagctgatggctcagagcctggagcctgtttcttcgattctgtgtctccctctctctctgctcctcccccgttcatgctctgtctctctctgtcccaaaataaataaaacgttaaaataataaaatataaataaataataaaataaataaataaataaagaaataattttttaaaaaaaaaataagtaacatattGTTACTAACTTTCCTGAAGTTCACGTCCTCATCTGTCAGAAGGAGAAAATGCTTACATTTCAGAGTTTTTGTCAAGAATAAACATGGAAGAATGAGATTCTTCTACCTATCTTTTACCACTActggcgcgcgcgcacacacacacacacacacacacacacatttgttctTAATCTTAAGAAATTGCACGTCGTCTAATCCCATTCCACTGCTACAACATAAAACTaatatagtttttcctttttgctt
This region of Lynx canadensis isolate LIC74 chromosome B3, mLynCan4.pri.v2, whole genome shotgun sequence genomic DNA includes:
- the PTGER2 gene encoding LOW QUALITY PROTEIN: prostaglandin E2 receptor EP2 subtype (The sequence of the model RefSeq protein was modified relative to this genomic sequence to represent the inferred CDS: substituted 1 base at 1 genomic stop codon); this encodes MLQPSGLSRSDASPGAEPALGALGAGRGLWTRIPPPFPLRAGALSDPPPPGTSRERRAPLSCRRSTMGNISNDSWPEDCGSRQWLPSGESPAISSVMFSAGVLGNLIALALLARRWRGDAGRSAGRGNSVSLFHVLVTELVFTDLLGTCLISPVVLASYARNQTLVALAPDSRACTYFAFAMTFFSLATMLMLFAMALERYLSIGHPTSTSVVSRRSGLAVLPTIYAVSLLFCSLPLLNYGQYVQYCPGTWCFIEHGQTTYLQLYATLLLLLIVAVLACNFSVILNLIRMHRRSRRSRCGPSLGSCRDAPGARRRGERLSMAEETDHLILLAIMTITFAVCSLPFTIFAYMNETSSRKEKWDLQALRFYPSIQYXPLVFAILRPPVLRLMCVQSGCCRVSLRTQDAAQTSCSIQSNASK